The following are encoded together in the Narcine bancroftii isolate sNarBan1 chromosome 10, sNarBan1.hap1, whole genome shotgun sequence genome:
- the LOC138743902 gene encoding prolactin-releasing peptide receptor-like — translation MEEQTPGSDSAENLTARQRLLDELGNLSAQFQGIQLLQAFKPVIIPCYGLVVCVGIFGNYLLIYVICKTKRMHNITNFLLGNLAFSDMLMCATCVPFTLAYAFEPRGWIYGRFLCYFVFLMQPVTVCVSVFTLTVIAVDRYRATVHPLKRRLTIPSCAYLLAVIWLLACLLAAPALVHTYYVEFPHQRLTICEEFWLGMKRRRQLYAYSTLAVTYLLPFALISLSYLRISVKLKNRVVPGHPTQSQSEWDRTRRRKTFRLLVLVVVVFGVCWLPLNLFNVIKDMDIHLIDKQYFNLIQLLCHWLAMSSACYNAFIYAWLHDSFRGELKKMFSRRNQKVVPAVHCVMASGVL, via the coding sequence ATGGAGGAGCAGACACCGGGCTCGGACAGCGCGGAGAACCTGACGGCCCGGCAGAGGCTGCTGGACGAACTGGGCAACCTGTCGGCGCAGTTCCAGGGCATCCAGCTCCTGCAGGCCTTCAAGCCGGTCATCATCCCGTGCTACGGGCTGGTGGTGTGCGTCGGCATCTTCGGCAACTACCTGCTCATCTACGTGATCTGCAAGACGAAGAGGATGCACAACATCACCAACTTTCTGCTGGGCAACCTGGCCTTCTCCGACATGCTGATGTGCGCCACCTGCGTGCCGTTCACCTTGGCCTACGCCTTCGAGCCGCGGGGTTGGATCTACGGCCGCTTCCTCTGCTACTTTGTCTTcctgatgcagccggtcaccGTGTGCGTGTCGGTCTTCACCCTGACCGTCATCGCGGTGGACAGGTACCGCGCCACCGTGCACCCACTCAAGAGGCGGCTCACCATTCCCAGCTGCGCCTACCTGCTGGCGGTCATCTGGCTTCTCGCCTGCCTGCTGGCTGCCCCGGCTTTGGTCCACACCTACTACGTGGAGTTCCCCCACCAGAGGCTGACCATCTGCGAGGAATTCTGGCTGGGCATGAAGAGGCGACGCCAGCTCTACGCGTACAGCACCCTGGCCGTCACCTACCTGCTGCCCTTCGCCCTCATCTCCCTGTCTTACCTGCGCATCTCGGTCAAGCTGAAGAATCGCGTGGTGCCCGGCCACCCCACCCAGAGCCAAAGCGAGTGGGACCGGACCCGGCGCAGGAAGACCTTCCGCCTCCTGGTGCTGGTGGTGGTCGTTTTCGGCGTCTGCTGGCTCCCCCTCAACCTCTTCAACGTGATCAAAGACATGGACATCCACCTGATCGACAAGCAGTACTTCAACCTGATCCAGCTGCTGTGCCACTGGCTGGCGATGAGCTCCGCCTGCTACAACGCCTTCATCTACGCCTGGCTCCACGACAGCTTCCGAGGGGAACTGAAGAAAATGTTCAGCCGGAGGAACCAGAAGGTGGTGCCGGCTGTCCACTGCGTGATGGCCAGCGGGGTCTTGTAA